The following proteins are encoded in a genomic region of Methanoculleus bourgensis MS2:
- a CDS encoding redox-regulated ATPase YchF, translating to MITLAIAGKPNCGKSTFFRAATLAQVEIANYPFTTIDANHGVAYVRTVCPCQEMGVPCGNCRDGVRFIPVGLIDVAGLVPEAHMGRGLGNQFLDNLRQADAILQVVDASGATDAEGNPIDIGSRDPVKDIEFLQYEMSMWMYGILSRHWEKLKRQAQARDFSLAAAIADVFAGLGVTLESVRDAGEAAGVDLRTAGEEDLIRFCRELMVRSKPMLIVGNKADQASKECLDRLAKHDVIFASAAGELALRMAAEGKFITYLPGDLSFAISPGANLTAAQRAGLQKVADFMQAFNGTGVQQALDAAVFNLLDMIVVFPVEDENKLTDSKGRVLPDAFLMKRGSTPRDLAYQVHTDIGEGFLYAVDAKTGMRVKDSLELKNGDIIKIVSVRK from the coding sequence ATGATCACACTGGCCATTGCAGGAAAACCTAACTGTGGGAAATCAACGTTTTTCAGGGCGGCGACCCTTGCCCAGGTAGAGATCGCCAATTACCCGTTCACGACCATCGACGCCAACCATGGTGTTGCGTATGTCAGGACCGTCTGCCCCTGTCAGGAGATGGGTGTTCCGTGCGGGAACTGCCGGGATGGGGTTCGGTTTATCCCTGTCGGGCTGATCGATGTCGCGGGTCTCGTTCCCGAAGCCCACATGGGGAGGGGGCTTGGGAACCAGTTCCTCGATAACCTCAGGCAGGCGGATGCGATCCTCCAGGTCGTCGATGCCAGCGGCGCGACGGATGCCGAAGGGAACCCGATCGATATCGGCTCGCGCGACCCCGTGAAGGATATCGAGTTCCTCCAGTACGAGATGTCGATGTGGATGTACGGCATCCTCTCGCGGCACTGGGAGAAACTCAAGCGGCAGGCCCAGGCGAGGGATTTCTCTCTCGCGGCGGCGATCGCCGATGTCTTTGCCGGTCTCGGCGTGACGCTTGAGAGCGTCCGCGACGCCGGTGAGGCGGCCGGTGTCGACCTCCGGACTGCCGGGGAAGAGGACCTGATCCGGTTCTGCCGGGAACTGATGGTGCGCAGCAAACCGATGCTGATCGTCGGGAACAAGGCCGACCAGGCGTCGAAGGAGTGTCTTGACCGGCTCGCAAAGCACGACGTTATCTTTGCGAGCGCGGCAGGGGAACTTGCGCTCCGCATGGCCGCGGAGGGGAAGTTCATCACCTACCTTCCCGGCGACCTGAGTTTCGCGATCAGCCCCGGGGCAAACCTCACCGCCGCACAACGAGCAGGGCTCCAGAAGGTTGCGGATTTCATGCAGGCGTTCAACGGGACCGGTGTCCAGCAGGCGCTTGATGCCGCGGTCTTCAACCTCCTCGATATGATCGTCGTCTTCCCGGTCGAGGACGAGAACAAACTCACCGACAGCAAGGGCAGGGTGCTTCCCGATGCGTTTCTCATGAAACGCGGGTCGACCCCCCGCGACCTTGCCTACCAGGTCCACACTGATATCGGCGAGGGGTTCCTGTATGCCGTCGATGCGAAGACCGGGATGCGGGTCAAGGATAGCCTCGAATTGAAGAACGGCGATATCATCAAGATCGTCAGCGTCCGGAAGTGA
- a CDS encoding MATE family efflux transporter — protein MTGLTEGDLFRGLIAVAAPIVAGNVLQSVLEMVDLFFVGRLGYEAIAGVAMSSTIVMVLMTIIIGLVTANTAFVSRHYGARDLDMVAKAVYHTLILGLVFSIVLTAVGILFAEDMLLFLGAEPDVAVLGASYLAVLFAGIATMVELWVINSSFQSCGDATTPMLLVVLANILNIVLDPLLIFGYGAVPAFGVAGAAYATVISRGVAFAIAFALLLSGRTPIPFSLRTTFEGALARRLILVAVPNSVQSGLRSVTFMVMMAVVAVFGTAAISAYGIVGRLETVALMPGFGVATATAVLVGQNLGAGKPERAAQGVRLSALMNGGFMALVGVIFFFAAPSLIEIFDPSGTSTEIGMSYMQTVAPFYVFIAVAIVLGFALNGAGDTKRPMYATLFSMVLFQVPLAYILPDLLGIGIIGVWLAVVCGAILQVGMLFSMYRRGTWKTAAI, from the coding sequence ATGACCGGGCTGACCGAGGGCGACCTCTTCCGGGGTCTCATAGCGGTAGCAGCGCCGATCGTTGCCGGGAACGTGCTGCAGAGCGTCCTCGAGATGGTCGACCTCTTCTTTGTCGGCCGCCTGGGATATGAGGCGATCGCCGGGGTCGCCATGAGCAGCACGATCGTTATGGTGCTCATGACGATCATCATCGGTCTCGTCACCGCCAACACCGCCTTTGTCTCGCGCCACTACGGGGCGCGGGATCTCGATATGGTAGCAAAGGCGGTCTATCACACCCTGATCCTCGGGCTCGTATTCTCGATAGTCCTCACCGCCGTGGGTATCCTCTTCGCTGAGGATATGCTCCTCTTCCTCGGCGCAGAACCGGACGTCGCGGTCCTCGGGGCATCCTACCTGGCGGTCCTCTTCGCCGGCATCGCGACGATGGTCGAACTCTGGGTGATCAACTCCTCGTTCCAGAGCTGCGGTGATGCCACCACGCCCATGCTCCTGGTGGTCCTTGCCAATATCCTCAACATCGTCCTCGACCCGCTCCTGATCTTCGGCTACGGGGCAGTCCCTGCCTTCGGGGTCGCCGGGGCGGCATACGCCACCGTCATCTCCCGGGGCGTGGCGTTCGCCATAGCGTTTGCCCTGCTCCTCTCTGGACGGACACCGATACCATTCTCGCTCAGGACAACGTTTGAGGGGGCGCTGGCACGGAGGCTGATCCTGGTCGCCGTCCCGAACTCAGTCCAGTCGGGGCTTCGAAGTGTCACCTTCATGGTGATGATGGCGGTCGTGGCGGTCTTCGGGACCGCGGCCATCTCCGCCTACGGGATCGTCGGGAGGCTCGAGACGGTCGCACTTATGCCCGGGTTCGGGGTCGCGACCGCCACTGCCGTGCTCGTGGGCCAGAACCTCGGTGCGGGCAAACCAGAGCGGGCGGCGCAGGGTGTGCGACTCTCCGCGCTCATGAACGGCGGATTCATGGCGCTGGTCGGTGTGATATTCTTCTTTGCCGCGCCCTCGCTCATCGAGATCTTCGATCCGAGCGGCACGAGCACCGAGATCGGCATGTCGTATATGCAGACGGTCGCGCCGTTCTACGTCTTCATCGCCGTCGCGATAGTCCTCGGATTCGCGCTCAACGGGGCAGGCGATACAAAGAGACCCATGTACGCCACGCTCTTCTCCATGGTCCTCTTCCAGGTGCCGCTGGCCTACATCCTCCCCGACCTGCTCGGGATCGGGATCATCGGGGTCTGGCTCGCGGTGGTCTGTGGGGCTATCCTGCAGGTAGGGATGCTCTTCTCGATGTACCGGCGCGGCACCTGGAAGACGGCCGCGATATAA
- a CDS encoding nicotinamide-nucleotide adenylyltransferase — protein MNRRGFYIGRFQPYHNGHQSVLERIACSADEIVIGVGSAQLSHTVANPFTAGERVLMLTRSLEGLGCPFYVIPIEDIQRNALWVAHVRSMTPPFDTVYSSNPLVMQLFSEAGMDVQSPDMYERQTHSGTEIRRRMLDGEPWEHLVPPAVVDVIREIRGVERLQRIAGSD, from the coding sequence ATGAACAGGAGGGGGTTCTACATCGGGCGGTTCCAGCCCTACCACAACGGCCACCAGTCGGTGCTGGAGCGGATCGCCTGCTCTGCCGACGAGATCGTCATCGGGGTGGGGAGCGCCCAGCTCTCCCATACCGTGGCAAACCCCTTCACGGCAGGAGAACGGGTGCTGATGCTCACCCGGTCGCTCGAAGGCCTCGGATGCCCGTTCTATGTCATCCCCATCGAGGATATCCAGAGAAACGCCCTCTGGGTCGCCCACGTCCGGTCGATGACGCCGCCGTTTGATACCGTCTACTCCAGTAATCCCCTCGTCATGCAGCTCTTCAGCGAAGCGGGGATGGACGTCCAGTCGCCGGATATGTACGAGCGGCAGACACACTCCGGCACCGAGATCAGGAGGCGGATGCTCGACGGCGAACCCTGGGAGCACCTGGTCCCCCCCGCCGTCGTGGACGTTATTCGCGAGATCCGCGGCGTGGAGCGCCTGCAGCGGATCGCGGGGAGCGACTGA
- the larB gene encoding nickel pincer cofactor biosynthesis protein LarB codes for MLPNATIRDILRMYCSGEISEDEAMAAIEGLRIEMIDGMARIDTGRSVRCGMPEVVLAEGKEPGAFARIMLAQVKASGRCIATRVSPEHIEALQPLLPPEVRLEHREAARAIVLSTGEGPDPRGGTVAILTAGTSDIPVAEEAKLIAEEMGCEVRTAYDVGVAGIHRLFSALRDLIPADVFIVAAGREGTLPAIVAGLVDRPVIGVPVSTGYGYMGAGEAALASMLQACSVLAVVNIDAGFTAGAFAAQIAHGGRRV; via the coding sequence ATGCTGCCGAATGCCACCATCAGGGACATCCTCCGGATGTATTGTAGCGGTGAGATATCTGAGGACGAGGCGATGGCCGCCATCGAAGGGCTCCGCATCGAGATGATCGATGGTATGGCCCGGATCGATACCGGGCGGAGCGTGCGGTGCGGCATGCCCGAGGTGGTGCTCGCCGAGGGAAAGGAGCCCGGGGCCTTTGCCCGGATCATGCTTGCGCAGGTGAAGGCATCTGGCCGGTGCATCGCGACGAGGGTCTCGCCGGAGCATATCGAGGCTCTGCAGCCTCTGTTGCCACCGGAGGTCAGGCTGGAACACCGGGAGGCGGCAAGGGCCATCGTCCTCTCGACGGGAGAGGGACCGGACCCCCGGGGCGGGACCGTCGCCATCCTCACAGCAGGGACCTCCGACATCCCTGTCGCCGAGGAAGCAAAGCTCATCGCCGAGGAGATGGGGTGTGAGGTCAGGACCGCATACGACGTCGGGGTGGCCGGGATCCACCGCCTCTTCTCGGCGCTCAGGGATCTCATACCGGCAGACGTCTTTATCGTGGCCGCCGGACGGGAGGGGACGCTCCCTGCAATCGTCGCAGGGCTGGTCGACCGCCCGGTGATCGGCGTCCCGGTGAGCACCGGTTACGGCTACATGGGGGCCGGCGAGGCGGCGCTTGCGAGCATGCTCCAGGCATGTTCGGTGCTCGCGGTCGTGAACATCGATGCCGGGTTCACGGCGGGCGCGTTTGCAGCGCAGATCGCGCACGGGGGCAGGCGGGTATGA
- the hisS gene encoding histidine--tRNA ligase, which produces MLQKPRGTRDFLPDEMERRRLIEGRMREAVRRWGYREVCTPDFEHLELFTMKSGEGIIQEMYTFEDKGGRQMTLRPEVTAAVLRMYVNEGKVLPKPIRWCYFADCFRYERPQKGRYRQFWQFGVELIGADTASADAEVIMLADEALQSSGVTFDLHVGHLAPMKHLLSDLSPEDQRVIMACLDKRDQNALSAALEGRGLTHLTEPLAALSECQTVAEVFEIAGDVPERARIEETFALLDSQGIEYRPDFGIARGLDYYTGMVFEGFARNLGAENQILGGGTYRLAHLFGGDDVASCGFAIGFDRVMVSIGDFPLEPGTVVGVVCTPEARERALEVARAFRNAGVRTEVDLMERGMGAQIAHAAKTADFAVVLGKREVDAGTVTLKNLHTGEQQEKSLEEAIAEVARHGDR; this is translated from the coding sequence ATGCTTCAGAAACCACGGGGAACAAGGGATTTTTTACCAGATGAGATGGAACGACGGCGACTGATCGAGGGGCGGATGCGTGAGGCGGTCCGCCGGTGGGGATACCGGGAGGTCTGCACGCCCGATTTCGAGCACCTTGAGCTCTTCACGATGAAGTCGGGCGAAGGGATCATCCAGGAGATGTACACCTTCGAGGACAAGGGAGGTCGGCAGATGACGCTCCGGCCTGAGGTGACGGCGGCGGTGCTCCGGATGTACGTCAACGAGGGCAAGGTCCTCCCGAAACCCATCCGCTGGTGCTACTTCGCCGACTGTTTCCGCTACGAGCGCCCGCAGAAAGGTCGCTACCGGCAGTTCTGGCAGTTCGGCGTCGAGCTGATCGGTGCAGATACGGCGAGCGCCGACGCCGAGGTGATCATGCTTGCCGACGAGGCACTCCAGTCAAGCGGCGTCACGTTCGACCTCCATGTTGGTCACCTCGCACCAATGAAGCATCTCCTCTCCGACCTCTCCCCGGAGGACCAGCGGGTGATCATGGCCTGCCTCGATAAGCGTGACCAGAACGCTCTCTCGGCGGCGCTCGAGGGGAGGGGTCTTACCCACCTCACCGAGCCCCTTGCGGCGCTCTCTGAGTGCCAGACCGTCGCTGAGGTCTTTGAGATCGCAGGTGACGTGCCGGAGCGCGCGCGGATCGAGGAGACGTTCGCGCTCCTCGACTCGCAGGGGATCGAGTACCGGCCTGACTTCGGTATCGCCCGGGGGCTTGACTACTACACCGGGATGGTCTTTGAGGGGTTCGCCCGGAACCTCGGCGCTGAGAACCAGATCCTCGGCGGCGGCACCTACCGGCTTGCCCACCTCTTCGGCGGCGACGACGTGGCCTCATGCGGGTTTGCTATAGGGTTTGACCGGGTCATGGTCTCGATCGGCGACTTCCCGCTCGAGCCCGGGACCGTTGTCGGCGTCGTCTGCACGCCCGAGGCGCGCGAGCGGGCGCTTGAGGTTGCCCGGGCCTTCCGGAACGCAGGGGTAAGGACCGAGGTCGACCTCATGGAGCGAGGGATGGGCGCCCAGATCGCCCACGCCGCAAAGACCGCGGACTTTGCCGTGGTGCTCGGGAAGCGCGAGGTCGATGCAGGCACGGTGACCCTCAAGAACCTGCACACCGGCGAGCAGCAGGAGAAGAGCCTTGAGGAAGCCATCGCTGAGGTAGCACGGCATGGCGATCGCTGA